One Brassica napus cultivar Da-Ae chromosome C2, Da-Ae, whole genome shotgun sequence DNA window includes the following coding sequences:
- the LOC111213717 gene encoding uncharacterized protein LOC111213717 has translation MAMKRNGKSPASSDSDEKVMFFKDVSLGPHETRLRFRLIHFWEAQNPVKKTLIGLEMLLIDEQGTVIQGFIPPGRIKKYLPEKKRGSVYELINFYGWKNKPMYRVADHITTVSFAWNSELSVLHDIPIPFDEDRFRMHSYEDFEANCDLKGDLYDVLGHMKLVDGQIITERPTIDEAKIATTRHIMIHVQSHEGPVMKLYLWDQAATDFCKKFKSYENTPTVVLVTAVNTKRLGGTMALSSMSPTRVFMDYDVQPTIDYFAWLSTNPEIAKQDAFFECTATIDDVVHGSAWYYIACTGCHSKATKGANSLICTNPRCVKDTTAGVAQYRAKISVYDSSEQGFFVLLGDAGFQLTGRHASELVISYFEANKDKGPDHEVPVPETLISIIRQTHKFCVKVTDHNFSGNTRAITVTKILLLETPSPTEGSLGNAIAEPSMEAVQTGSDMCEPSKSRGDSADEECKRMFDSVDPERVKRARCEK, from the exons ATGGCGATGAAACGAAATGGAAAGTCTCCTGCCTCTTCCGACTCTGACGAAAAAGTGATGTTCTTCAAAGATGTCTCTCTAGGTCCCCATGAAACCCGTCTGCGCTTTCGACTCATCCATTTCTGGGAGGCTCAGAACCCGGTGAAGAAGACCCTTATTGGCCTGGAGATGCTTCTCATCGACGAGCAG GGAACTGTCATTCAAGGATTCATTCCACCAGGACGTATTAAGAAATACTTGCCTGAGAAGAAGCGAGGTTCGGTTTACGAACTCATCAACTTCTACGGATGGAAGAACAAACCGATGTATCGGGTTGCTGATCATATCACAACCGTGTCCTTCGCATGGAACTCTGAGTTGTCGGTCCTTCACGACATTCCAATCCCTTTTGATGAAGACCGTTTCAGGATGCATTCGTATGAGGATTTTGAGGCCAACTGTGATCTGAAAGGTGACCTCTATG ATGTTCTTGGCCACATGAAGCTGGTCGATGGACAGATTATTACCGAGCGTCCCACTATTGATGAAGCGAAGATCGCTACCACTCGGCACATTATGATTCATGTGCAATCACACGA AGGACCTGTCATGAAGCTCTACCTCTGGGACCAGGCAGCAACGGACTTCTGCAAGAAGTTTAAGTCCTACGAAAATACTCCCACAGTTGTTTTGGTCACAGCCGTTAACACTAAACGTCTAGGAG GTACAATGGCACTGAGTTCTATGTCTCCCACACGGGTTTTCATGGACTATGATGTCCAACCAACAATTGATTACTTCGCCTG GCTCTCCACAAACCCAGAGATTGCTAAGCAG GATGCCTTTTTTGAGTGCACTGCTACGATTGATGATGTGGTTCATGGATCTGCTTGGTACTATATTGCATGCACTGGGTGTCATAGTAAGGCTACCAAAGGCGCAAACTCATTGATTTGCACGAACCCAAGATGTGTGAAGGATACCACAGCTGGAGTTGCACA GTACCGTGCAAAGATTTCGGTTTATGACAGCAGTGAACAAGGTTTTTTTGTCCTGCTTGGTGATGCTGGTTTTCAGTTGACTGGGAGGCACGCATCTGAGTTGGTCATCAGCTACTTTGAG GCCAATAAAGACAAAGGCCCTGACCATGAAGTGCCTGTCCCGGAAACTCTGATCAGCATAATCAGACAGACCCATAAGTTTTGTGTGAAAGTTACAGACCACAACTTCTCTGGCAACACCCGAGCTATCACTGTCACCAAGATCCTCCTTCTAGAGACACCATCACCCACAGAAGGCTCTCTTGGAAACGCCATTGCTGAACCGTCCATGGAAGCAGTGCAGACTGGAAGTGACATGTGTGAGCCTTCAAAAAGCCGTGGAGATTCTGCAGATGAAGAGTGTAAGAGAATGTTTGACAGTGTTGATCCAGAGAGAGTCAAACGGGCAAGATGTGAGAAATGA
- the BNAC02G33020D gene encoding uncharacterized protein BNAC02G33020D, with amino-acid sequence MLLTYLVVFVLLFSGFTANKEADSLIQKNCKSLSDIPSPMDSEEFLKICIRSLKENPETKKVRNKIDLIVVATNNAISNITNMKRIVEKFIKEKRYKSRLIKKKLEVCLNHYQDGYEWLTSGLNYLKEQNRDMASPDLGMANREVVDCGERFKKGEINPFKKENDEVLYVMTFIPCTISGLADCETSVTGC; translated from the coding sequence ATGTTATTGACATACCTCGTTGTATTCGTTCTTCTCTTCAGTGGTTTCACAGCCAACAAAGAGGCAGATTCTCTGATTCAAAAAAATTGCAAGAGTTTGTCAGATATTCCAAGCCCGATGGATTCAGAAGAATTCCTTAAGATTTGCATCAGATCTCTTAAAGAGAATCCAGAGACCAAGAAAGTGAGAAATAAGATTGACTTGATCGTGGTAGCTACGAATAACGCGATATCGAACATAACAAACATGAAAAGAATTGTGGAGAAGTTCATAAAAGAGAAGAGATACAAAAGTAGGCTTATTAAAAAGAAGTTGGAAGTTTGTCTTAACCATTACCAAGATGGCTATGAGTGGCTAACCTCAGGTTTGAATTACCTCAAAGAGCAGAATCGTGATATGGCTTCCCCTGATTTGGGGATGGCTAACAGGGAAGTGGTTGATTGTGGGGAGAGATTCAAAAAAGGCGAAATAAATCCCTTTAAAAAAGAGAATGATGAAGTCCTCTACGTAATGACCTTCATTCCTTGCACGATTAGTGGGCTGGCTGACTGTGAGACGAGTGTGACAGGGTGTTAA